From the Streptomyces sp. Tu 2975 genome, one window contains:
- a CDS encoding TetR/AcrR family transcriptional regulator, producing MSSSTHPETPRTGRTGRPRSAETDTAILEATRASLVELGWSKLTMGDVATRAGVAKTTLYRRWANKNELVVDAVAVLFDELELADRGSLVADVEGVVLQFAELLGQPETKTALMGVVAESTCDEALRTRIRSAIVERQKRLVVEGRERAQARGELPYEADPEAEARNTDLIFDVVAGAVVHRALVSAQPVDAEWARRFTSLLVSGLAALPR from the coding sequence ATGTCCAGCAGCACCCACCCCGAAACACCGCGTACGGGTCGTACAGGACGGCCCCGCAGCGCCGAGACCGATACGGCGATCCTGGAGGCGACCCGCGCCTCCCTCGTCGAGCTGGGGTGGTCGAAACTCACCATGGGGGACGTCGCCACGCGGGCGGGGGTCGCCAAGACCACGCTGTACCGCCGTTGGGCGAACAAGAACGAACTGGTCGTCGACGCCGTGGCCGTCCTCTTCGACGAGCTCGAACTCGCCGACCGGGGCAGCCTGGTCGCGGACGTGGAGGGTGTGGTGCTCCAGTTCGCCGAGTTGCTCGGGCAGCCCGAGACCAAGACGGCTCTGATGGGCGTCGTCGCGGAGTCCACCTGCGACGAGGCGCTGCGGACACGCATACGGTCGGCGATCGTCGAGCGGCAGAAGCGGCTCGTCGTCGAGGGCCGGGAACGCGCTCAGGCCCGCGGCGAGCTTCCGTACGAGGCGGACCCCGAGGCGGAAGCCCGCAACACGGACCTGATCTTCGACGTGGTCGCGGGCGCGGTGGTCCACCGGGCGCTGGTGAGCGCGCAGCCGGTGGACGCCGAGTGGGCGCGGCGGTTCACGTCCCTGCTGGTGTCGGGCCTCGCCGCCCTGCCCCGGTGA
- a CDS encoding methylmalonyl-CoA mutase family protein, producing MDADAIEEGRRRWQARYDKARKRDADFTTLSGDPVEPVYGPRPGDHYEGFERIGWPGEYPFTRGLHPTGYRGRTWTIRQFAGFGNAEQTNERYKMILAAGGGGLSVAFDMPTLMGRDSDDPRSLGEVGHCGVAIDSAADMEVLFKDIPLGDVTTSMTISGPAVPVFCMYLVAAERQGVDPAVLNGTLQTDIFKEYIAQKEWLFQPEPHLRLIGDLMEHCAAGIPAYKPLSVSGYHIREAGATAAQELAYTLADGFGYVELGLSRGLDVDTFAPGLSFFFDAHLDFFEEIAKFRAARRIWARWMKEVYGAKTDKAQWLRFHTQTAGVSLTAQQPYNNVVRTAVEALSAVLGGTNSLHTNALDETLALPSEQAAEIALRTQQVLMEETGVANVADPLGGSWYVEQLTDRIEADAEKIFDQIRERGRRAHPDGQHPIGPITSGILRGIEDGWFTGEIAESAFRYQQSLEKGDKKVVGVNTATGSVTGDLEILRVSHEVEREQVRELADRKSGRDEALVRSSLEAMLTAARDGSNMIAPMLDAVRAEATLGEICDALRDEWGIYTEPPGF from the coding sequence ATGGACGCTGACGCGATCGAGGAAGGCCGCCGACGCTGGCAGGCCCGTTACGACAAGGCCCGCAAGCGGGACGCCGACTTCACCACGCTCTCCGGGGACCCGGTCGAGCCCGTGTACGGCCCCCGGCCCGGGGACCACTACGAGGGGTTCGAACGCATCGGCTGGCCCGGTGAGTACCCCTTCACCCGCGGACTGCATCCCACCGGCTACCGGGGCCGCACCTGGACCATCCGCCAGTTCGCCGGCTTCGGGAACGCCGAGCAGACCAACGAGCGCTACAAGATGATCCTGGCCGCCGGCGGCGGCGGGCTCTCCGTCGCCTTCGACATGCCGACCCTCATGGGCCGCGACTCCGACGACCCGCGCTCGCTCGGCGAGGTCGGCCACTGCGGTGTCGCCATCGACTCCGCCGCCGACATGGAGGTCCTCTTCAAGGACATCCCGCTCGGCGACGTGACGACGTCGATGACCATCTCCGGTCCCGCCGTCCCCGTCTTCTGCATGTATCTGGTCGCCGCCGAGCGCCAGGGCGTCGACCCCGCCGTGCTGAACGGCACCCTTCAGACCGACATCTTCAAGGAGTACATCGCGCAGAAGGAGTGGCTCTTCCAGCCCGAGCCGCATCTGCGACTGATCGGCGACCTGATGGAGCACTGCGCGGCCGGCATCCCCGCGTACAAGCCCCTCTCGGTCTCCGGCTACCACATCCGCGAGGCCGGCGCGACGGCCGCGCAGGAGCTCGCGTACACGCTCGCCGACGGCTTCGGCTACGTCGAGCTCGGGCTCTCCCGCGGTCTCGACGTCGACACCTTCGCGCCCGGCCTGTCCTTCTTCTTCGACGCGCACCTCGACTTCTTCGAGGAGATCGCCAAGTTCCGCGCCGCCCGCCGGATCTGGGCCCGCTGGATGAAGGAGGTCTACGGGGCGAAGACCGACAAGGCCCAGTGGCTGCGCTTCCACACCCAGACCGCCGGTGTCTCGCTCACCGCCCAGCAGCCGTACAACAACGTGGTGCGTACGGCGGTCGAGGCGCTCTCCGCGGTCCTCGGCGGCACCAACTCCCTGCACACCAACGCCCTCGACGAGACCCTGGCCCTGCCGAGCGAGCAGGCCGCGGAGATCGCGCTGCGCACGCAGCAGGTGCTCATGGAGGAGACCGGCGTCGCCAACGTCGCCGACCCGCTGGGCGGTTCCTGGTACGTCGAGCAGCTCACCGACCGCATCGAGGCCGACGCGGAGAAGATCTTCGACCAGATCAGGGAACGCGGCCGCCGGGCACACCCCGACGGGCAGCACCCGATCGGCCCGATCACCTCCGGCATCCTGCGCGGCATCGAGGACGGCTGGTTCACCGGGGAGATCGCCGAGTCCGCCTTCCGCTACCAGCAGTCCCTGGAGAAGGGCGACAAGAAGGTCGTCGGCGTCAACACGGCGACCGGCTCCGTCACCGGCGACCTGGAGATCCTCAGGGTCAGCCACGAAGTCGAACGCGAGCAGGTGCGGGAGCTGGCCGACCGCAAGTCCGGCCGCGACGAGGCGCTCGTGCGGTCCTCGCTGGAGGCGATGCTGACCGCCGCGCGCGACGGCTCCAACATGATCGCGCCGATGCTCGACGCCGTACGGGCGGAGGCCACGCTGGGCGAGATCTGCGACGCCCTGCGCGACGAGTGGGGCATCTACACGGAGCCGCCCGGCTTCTGA
- a CDS encoding DUF3817 domain-containing protein, whose amino-acid sequence MKANVLFRYRVMAYVTAVWLLVFTAAIVAKYGFDTGDTMLISQVHGVLFIIYVVFAFDLGSKAKWPFGKLLWVLAAGCIPFASFFVEPKITREARALIAGDAAPATADA is encoded by the coding sequence ATGAAGGCGAATGTGCTTTTCCGTTACCGGGTGATGGCGTACGTCACCGCCGTATGGCTGCTGGTCTTCACCGCGGCGATCGTCGCCAAGTACGGCTTCGACACCGGCGACACCATGCTGATCTCCCAGGTCCACGGTGTGCTCTTCATCATCTACGTCGTCTTCGCCTTCGATCTGGGCTCCAAGGCGAAGTGGCCGTTCGGCAAGCTGCTGTGGGTGCTGGCCGCGGGCTGCATCCCCTTCGCCTCGTTCTTCGTCGAGCCGAAGATCACCCGTGAGGCGCGCGCCCTGATCGCCGGCGACGCCGCCCCGGCGACGGCCGACGCGTAG
- a CDS encoding MarR family transcriptional regulator: MPKPLSLPFDPIARADELWQQRWGPVSSMAAITSIMRAHQILLAEVDAVVKPYGLTFARYEALVLLTFSRAGELPMSKIGERLMVHPTSVTNTVDRLVRSGLVDKRPNPNDGRGTLASITEKGREVVESATRDLMDMDFGLGTYDAEECAEIFALLRPLRVAAGDFDEK; the protein is encoded by the coding sequence GTGCCGAAGCCGCTCAGCCTTCCCTTCGATCCCATCGCCCGCGCCGACGAACTGTGGCAGCAGCGCTGGGGGCCCGTGTCCTCGATGGCAGCGATCACCTCGATCATGCGCGCGCACCAGATCCTGCTCGCCGAGGTCGACGCCGTCGTCAAGCCGTACGGCCTGACCTTCGCCCGCTACGAGGCGCTGGTGCTGCTCACCTTCTCCCGGGCGGGCGAGCTGCCGATGTCCAAGATCGGCGAGCGGTTGATGGTGCACCCGACGTCGGTGACCAACACCGTGGACCGGCTGGTCAGGTCCGGTCTGGTCGACAAGCGGCCCAACCCCAACGACGGCCGCGGCACGCTCGCCTCCATCACGGAGAAGGGCCGGGAGGTGGTGGAGTCCGCCACCCGCGACCTGATGGACATGGACTTCGGCCTGGGCACCTACGACGCGGAGGAGTGCGCGGAGATCTTCGCGCTGCTCCGTCCGCTGCGGGTCGCGGCCGGCGACTTCGACGAGAAGTAG
- a CDS encoding TetR/AcrR family transcriptional regulator: MSKETRKKLLEGALRTLTEQGFAKTSARSVAAAAGVNQALVFYHFGSVDELLAAACRHGAEQRVARYRDRLAAVTTLSELLEFGRRMHDEERAGGHVAVLSQLLAGAQTQPRLAPATAAGLDLWIAEIEKVLARILAGTPLAEFTDPAGLARAVAAAFVGLELYEGVDPDGAERALDALGQLAALVAALDELGPVARRAVRYRLGRSVLR; the protein is encoded by the coding sequence GTGAGCAAGGAGACCAGGAAGAAGCTGCTGGAAGGGGCTCTGCGCACCCTGACGGAACAGGGCTTCGCCAAGACCTCCGCACGCTCCGTCGCCGCCGCGGCGGGCGTGAACCAGGCACTCGTCTTCTACCACTTCGGCTCCGTCGACGAACTGCTCGCCGCTGCCTGCCGGCACGGCGCGGAGCAGCGCGTCGCCCGCTACCGCGACCGTCTGGCCGCGGTCACCACACTGTCGGAGCTGCTCGAATTCGGCCGCCGGATGCACGACGAGGAGCGCGCCGGCGGTCATGTCGCGGTCCTCTCGCAGTTGCTGGCAGGCGCTCAGACCCAGCCCCGTCTCGCACCGGCCACCGCTGCCGGCCTCGATCTGTGGATCGCCGAGATCGAGAAAGTGCTCGCGAGAATCCTCGCCGGGACCCCGCTCGCCGAGTTCACCGACCCCGCCGGACTGGCCCGCGCCGTCGCCGCCGCGTTCGTCGGTCTCGAGCTCTACGAGGGCGTAGACCCCGACGGCGCGGAGCGCGCCCTGGACGCCCTCGGGCAGCTCGCGGCCCTGGTCGCCGCCCTTGACGAGCTCGGACCCGTGGCGCGGCGCGCCGTTCGGTACCGCCTCGGGCGCTCCGTGCTCAGGTGA
- a CDS encoding DUF4166 domain-containing protein, with translation MTSIFRAAMGGAFERLHPQLRRRFSVGLDSGEACTGHGVMDRIWHGPAFVKPFLALGGSRNILVPRTGRDVPFTIENVPYADSHGRETVTFVRTFALPGGPRRFDATMVLGPEGDRVLDYLGTHQHLASDLHLSAEPDGSLLIRSGEHRFREGPVDVRVPGLIGGDAEVRESYDDATGRFRIRVRVTNRRFGPLFGYEGSFTAHYSDVRSRGVRAGLRPVREEIRA, from the coding sequence ATGACCTCGATCTTCCGCGCCGCCATGGGAGGGGCCTTCGAGCGGCTCCACCCCCAGCTCCGGCGGCGCTTCTCCGTCGGGCTCGACAGCGGCGAAGCCTGCACAGGGCACGGGGTCATGGACCGCATCTGGCACGGTCCCGCCTTCGTCAAACCGTTCCTCGCGCTGGGCGGCAGCCGCAACATCCTCGTCCCCCGCACCGGCCGCGACGTACCCTTCACGATCGAGAACGTCCCCTACGCGGACTCCCACGGGCGCGAGACCGTCACCTTCGTCCGCACCTTCGCCCTCCCCGGCGGGCCGCGACGCTTCGACGCCACCATGGTCCTCGGCCCCGAGGGCGACCGCGTGCTCGACTACCTCGGAACGCATCAACACCTGGCCAGCGATCTGCACCTGTCCGCGGAGCCGGACGGTTCGCTGCTCATCCGCTCCGGCGAACACCGATTCCGGGAAGGACCGGTCGACGTCCGTGTGCCCGGCCTGATCGGCGGCGACGCCGAGGTCCGCGAGTCGTACGACGATGCCACCGGCCGCTTCCGCATCCGGGTGCGGGTGACCAACCGCCGCTTCGGGCCGCTCTTCGGATACGAGGGCTCGTTCACCGCCCACTACAGCGACGTACGCTCGCGCGGGGTGCGCGCGGGGCTGCGCCCGGTACGCGAGGAGATACGGGCGTGA
- a CDS encoding MTH1187 family thiamine-binding protein yields MIVAFSVTPLGVGEDVGEYVADAVRVVRESGLPNRTDAMFTSVEGEWGEVMDVVRRAVAAVEARAPRVSLVLKADIRSGVTDGLTSKVETVERHLAD; encoded by the coding sequence GTGATCGTCGCCTTCTCCGTCACGCCGCTCGGAGTGGGCGAGGACGTCGGCGAATACGTCGCCGACGCGGTCCGTGTCGTGCGCGAGTCGGGCCTGCCGAACCGCACGGACGCGATGTTCACGTCCGTGGAGGGGGAGTGGGGCGAGGTGATGGACGTGGTCAGGCGCGCGGTCGCCGCCGTCGAGGCCCGCGCCCCCCGCGTGTCGCTGGTCCTCAAGGCCGACATCCGGTCGGGCGTCACCGACGGGCTCACCTCCAAGGTCGAGACGGTGGAACGCCACCTGGCGGACTGA
- a CDS encoding DUF3817 domain-containing protein has protein sequence MDIKTASSLHRLRLVSAPEAVSFLLLLVCSVLKRTTDFNAVPVMGAIHGLLFVLYVLFWLDAWNRTKWDLKTAALYFVLSVLPFGGFFAERKLKREADDAVIASRARRENVVDA, from the coding sequence GTGGACATCAAGACCGCCTCCTCCCTCCACCGCCTCCGTCTCGTCTCCGCGCCGGAGGCCGTCTCGTTCCTCCTGCTGCTCGTCTGCTCGGTCCTCAAGCGAACGACGGACTTCAACGCGGTCCCGGTCATGGGTGCGATCCACGGTCTGCTCTTCGTCCTCTACGTGCTCTTCTGGCTGGATGCGTGGAACCGCACCAAGTGGGACCTGAAGACCGCGGCGCTCTACTTCGTCCTCTCGGTGCTGCCCTTCGGCGGCTTCTTCGCAGAGCGCAAGCTCAAGCGCGAGGCCGACGACGCCGTCATCGCCTCCCGCGCCCGCCGCGAGAACGTGGTCGACGCGTGA
- a CDS encoding AIM24 family protein, translated as MATFRLQGSKVLAVEMTGDAVRAKNGSMVAYDGQMAFKKMSGGGEGIRGMVTRRLTGEQMTMMEVKGQGTCYFADRASEINLVQLHGDKLYVESSNLLCTDGGLRTGTTFTGLRGGASGNGLFTTTVEGTGQAAIMSDGTAVVLRVTPQYPLSVDPGAYIAHQGNLRQDFQSGVTFRTFLGEGGGEAFQIRFEGDGLVYVQPSERNTVGGDV; from the coding sequence GTGGCAACGTTTCGGCTCCAGGGGAGCAAGGTGCTCGCGGTCGAGATGACCGGTGACGCCGTCAGAGCGAAGAACGGGTCGATGGTCGCGTACGACGGCCAGATGGCCTTCAAGAAGATGTCCGGCGGTGGTGAGGGCATCCGGGGGATGGTCACCCGCCGGCTCACCGGCGAGCAGATGACCATGATGGAGGTGAAGGGGCAGGGCACCTGTTACTTCGCCGACCGGGCGAGCGAGATCAACCTCGTACAGCTGCACGGCGACAAGCTCTACGTCGAGTCGAGCAATCTGCTGTGCACCGACGGCGGACTGCGCACCGGCACGACCTTCACCGGGCTGCGCGGGGGCGCGAGCGGCAACGGCCTGTTCACGACCACCGTCGAGGGCACCGGCCAGGCGGCCATCATGTCGGACGGCACCGCCGTGGTGCTGCGCGTGACGCCCCAGTACCCACTCTCGGTCGATCCGGGGGCCTACATCGCCCACCAGGGAAATCTGCGCCAGGACTTCCAGTCCGGCGTGACGTTCCGGACCTTCCTCGGCGAGGGCGGCGGTGAGGCGTTCCAGATCCGCTTCGAGGGTGACGGGCTGGTCTACGTGCAGCCGAGCGAGCGCAACACCGTCGGAGGGGACGTCTGA
- a CDS encoding AIM24 family protein — protein MPFREINSKMVEATVTPGQKMFSQRGAMLAYRGDVSFTPNITGGQGGLASMIGRRVANEATPLMTVEGNGTVMFGHGGHHIQVVQLTGDTLYVEADRLLAFDGTLQQGTMFMGSQGGVMGMVRGQVTGQGLFTTTLKGHGAVAVMAHGGVIELPITPARPVHVDPQAYVAHHGDVRNKLSTALGWRDMVGRGSGEAFQLELSGSGAVYVQASEEKL, from the coding sequence ATGCCGTTCCGTGAGATCAACTCCAAGATGGTCGAGGCGACCGTGACGCCCGGCCAGAAGATGTTCAGCCAGCGCGGCGCGATGCTCGCCTACCGGGGCGACGTCAGCTTCACGCCGAACATCACCGGAGGCCAGGGCGGGCTCGCGTCGATGATCGGCCGCCGAGTGGCGAACGAGGCGACGCCGCTGATGACCGTCGAGGGCAACGGCACGGTGATGTTCGGCCACGGCGGCCACCACATCCAGGTCGTGCAGCTGACCGGCGACACCCTCTACGTGGAGGCGGACCGACTCCTCGCCTTCGACGGCACACTCCAGCAGGGGACGATGTTCATGGGCTCACAGGGCGGCGTCATGGGCATGGTCCGCGGCCAGGTGACGGGCCAGGGCCTGTTCACCACGACCCTCAAGGGCCACGGCGCGGTCGCGGTGATGGCGCACGGCGGTGTGATCGAGCTGCCGATCACCCCCGCCCGGCCGGTCCATGTGGACCCGCAGGCGTACGTCGCCCACCACGGCGACGTACGGAACAAGCTCTCCACGGCGCTCGGCTGGCGCGACATGGTGGGGCGCGGCTCCGGTGAGGCGTTCCAGCTGGAGCTCAGCGGCAGCGGTGCGGTGTACGTCCAGGCGTCGGAGGAGAAGCTGTGA
- a CDS encoding AIM24 family protein has product MSTPVVLDPTTLPSDDNVNAYTFCVELKGSQWFLQKGKMIAYYGRIDFNGIGHGRLDRLLRTSFHSPLHASDWVVAEGSGKMLLADRAFDVNSFDLDDGNLTIRAGNLLAYQPTLALKQSIVPGFLTLIGTGKFVAASNGPVVFMEPPVRVDPQALVGWADCPSPCHHYDHGYMTGVMGGVRALTGIGGASGEEHQFEFVGAGTVLLQSSEALMPEQATGVVGAEPGVPGGHGPAGGPGQHGSAPRLPGQLGDLQRRFGL; this is encoded by the coding sequence GTGAGCACGCCCGTGGTTCTCGACCCGACGACGCTGCCGAGCGACGACAACGTCAACGCGTACACCTTCTGCGTGGAGCTCAAGGGCTCCCAGTGGTTCCTCCAGAAGGGCAAGATGATCGCCTACTACGGGCGCATCGACTTCAACGGAATCGGCCACGGTCGCCTCGACCGGCTGCTGAGGACCTCGTTCCACTCCCCGCTGCACGCGAGCGACTGGGTGGTGGCGGAGGGCAGCGGCAAGATGCTGCTCGCCGACCGTGCCTTCGACGTGAACTCCTTCGACCTGGACGACGGCAACCTCACGATCCGGGCGGGCAATCTGCTCGCCTACCAGCCCACGCTGGCGTTGAAGCAGTCGATCGTCCCGGGCTTCCTGACCCTGATCGGCACCGGGAAGTTCGTGGCGGCGTCGAACGGGCCCGTGGTGTTCATGGAACCACCGGTCCGCGTGGATCCGCAGGCACTGGTGGGGTGGGCGGACTGCCCGTCGCCCTGCCACCACTACGATCACGGCTACATGACCGGCGTCATGGGCGGCGTCCGGGCACTGACGGGCATCGGTGGCGCGTCGGGCGAGGAGCACCAGTTCGAGTTCGTCGGGGCGGGCACGGTGCTGTTGCAGTCGAGCGAGGCGCTGATGCCGGAGCAGGCGACCGGAGTGGTCGGTGCGGAGCCTGGCGTTCCGGGCGGTCACGGGCCGGCCGGGGGCCCCGGCCAGCACGGTTCCGCACCGCGCCTTCCCGGCCAGCTGGGGGACCTCCAGCGTCGCTTCGGGCTGTGA
- a CDS encoding MarR family transcriptional regulator — protein sequence METETATRWLTDDEQCTWRTHLEVNKLLMHQLEKDLQPFGLTNNDYEILVNLSESPDRRMRMSDLAAATLQSKSRLSHQVTRMESAGLVRRENCESDRRGLYAVLTDEGVATMQKVAPHHVASVRKHFIDLLSPEALAELRESLTPVAEHLRGRRGKL from the coding sequence ATGGAGACCGAGACGGCCACTCGCTGGCTGACCGATGACGAGCAATGCACCTGGCGCACGCATCTGGAAGTCAACAAGCTGCTGATGCACCAGCTCGAGAAGGACCTCCAGCCGTTCGGCCTGACCAACAACGACTACGAGATCCTGGTGAACCTCTCCGAGTCGCCGGACCGGCGGATGCGGATGAGCGACCTCGCGGCGGCCACACTGCAGTCCAAGAGCCGCCTGTCGCACCAGGTCACCCGTATGGAGAGCGCCGGCCTGGTCCGGCGGGAGAACTGCGAGTCGGACCGGCGCGGACTGTACGCCGTGCTCACCGACGAGGGTGTCGCGACCATGCAGAAGGTGGCGCCGCACCACGTCGCGTCCGTGCGCAAACACTTCATCGACCTGCTGTCGCCGGAGGCACTCGCCGAGCTGCGGGAGTCCTTGACCCCGGTCGCCGAGCACCTGCGCGGACGGCGCGGGAAGCTCTAG
- a CDS encoding HAMP domain-containing sensor histidine kinase, translating to MRSVRARAALGATLVVAVALIAAGTAVLLSLRANLIDSTDLQAEVAARDVASQIALGVPYSKLELPDEDDERPVQVVGDDGRVLAVSEHLQAVSGTGSADVRPQEQPRAGDDDDDPGRGEVSSDDPGFASGTATVDGDSADYRFASVEVRLDDDRTATVHAGAPLTAEQDAVTTVRDAMLVGLPLLLAVVGSVTWLVTRRALGPVEGIRREMAAITRSEDLSRRVSEPASGDEVARLARTTNETLAALEASVERQRRFVADASHELRSPIASLRTQLEVGAAHPELLDVPGAVEDTVRLQQLAADLLLLARLDAGERPGSAALDPAQLLTEEVARRSGDRVPVEMAVTQGLQVAGSRAQLGRVIGNLLDNAQRHAVASVTASVRREGGRIVLSVADDGGGVPEEQRERIFERFVRLDDARTRDEGGAGLGLAIARDVAHRHGGTLTVGRSPAGGAVFELALPDAARG from the coding sequence ATGAGGTCGGTCCGGGCCAGGGCCGCGCTCGGCGCCACCCTGGTGGTCGCCGTGGCGCTGATCGCCGCCGGGACCGCCGTCCTGCTCTCCCTGCGGGCGAACCTGATCGACAGCACCGATCTGCAGGCCGAGGTCGCCGCCCGCGACGTGGCGTCCCAGATCGCGCTCGGTGTGCCCTACAGCAAGCTGGAACTGCCCGACGAGGACGACGAGCGCCCCGTCCAGGTAGTCGGCGACGACGGCCGGGTGCTCGCCGTCAGCGAGCACCTTCAGGCCGTCTCCGGGACCGGCAGCGCGGACGTCCGGCCCCAGGAGCAGCCCCGCGCCGGCGACGATGACGACGACCCCGGCCGGGGAGAGGTCTCCTCCGACGATCCGGGGTTCGCCTCCGGCACCGCCACCGTGGACGGCGACAGCGCCGACTACCGTTTCGCCTCCGTCGAGGTCCGCCTGGACGACGACCGGACGGCGACCGTGCACGCGGGTGCGCCGCTGACCGCCGAGCAGGACGCGGTCACCACCGTGCGCGACGCGATGCTCGTCGGCCTGCCGCTGCTGCTCGCCGTGGTCGGCTCTGTGACCTGGCTGGTGACCCGCCGGGCGCTCGGTCCCGTCGAGGGCATCAGGCGTGAGATGGCGGCCATCACCCGCTCCGAGGATCTTTCGCGGCGCGTTTCGGAGCCGGCTTCGGGGGACGAGGTGGCGAGGCTCGCCCGTACGACGAACGAGACGCTGGCCGCCCTGGAGGCGTCCGTGGAGCGGCAGCGCCGTTTCGTCGCGGACGCCTCCCACGAGCTGCGCAGCCCCATCGCCTCGCTGCGGACGCAGCTCGAAGTGGGCGCGGCGCACCCGGAGTTGCTGGACGTGCCCGGCGCGGTGGAGGACACCGTGCGGCTCCAGCAGCTGGCGGCGGACCTGCTGCTGCTGGCGCGGCTGGACGCGGGGGAGCGGCCGGGATCGGCGGCTCTGGATCCGGCGCAGCTGCTGACGGAGGAGGTGGCGCGCAGGTCCGGCGACCGCGTGCCGGTAGAGATGGCCGTGACCCAGGGGTTGCAGGTGGCCGGTTCCCGCGCCCAGCTGGGCCGGGTGATCGGCAATCTGCTCGACAACGCCCAGCGTCACGCCGTCGCCTCGGTCACCGCTTCCGTCCGCCGGGAGGGTGGCCGGATCGTGCTGTCCGTCGCCGACGACGGCGGGGGCGTGCCGGAGGAGCAGCGTGAGCGGATCTTCGAACGGTTCGTACGGCTCGACGACGCACGCACCAGGGACGAAGGCGGTGCCGGCCTCGGCCTGGCCATCGCCCGCGATGTGGCACACCGCCACGGCGGGACCCTTACGGTCGGCCGTTCGCCGGCCGGCGGGGCGGTGTTCGAACTGGCCCTGCCGGACGCGGCCCGCGGCTAG
- a CDS encoding response regulator transcription factor codes for MRLLIVEDERRLALSLAAGLTAEGYAVDVVHDGLEGLHRATEGVHDLVVLDIMLPGMNGYRVCAALRAAGHDVPVLMLTAKDGEYDEAEGLDTGADDYLTKPFSYVVLVARVKALLRRRGRAGGSPVLTAGDLRVDRATRRVHTGDEEVTLTAKEFAVLEHLATRVGEVVGKPEILEHVWDFAYEGDPNIVEVYISALRRKLGADRILTVRGAGYRLVAVESS; via the coding sequence ATGAGGTTGCTGATCGTGGAGGACGAGAGGCGGCTCGCGCTCTCCCTCGCCGCGGGCCTGACCGCCGAGGGGTATGCCGTGGACGTCGTCCACGACGGACTCGAGGGACTGCACCGGGCCACCGAGGGCGTCCATGACCTGGTCGTGCTGGACATCATGCTGCCGGGTATGAACGGCTACCGCGTGTGCGCCGCTCTGCGCGCCGCCGGCCACGACGTGCCGGTTCTGATGTTGACCGCCAAGGACGGTGAGTACGACGAGGCGGAGGGCCTCGACACCGGCGCGGACGACTACCTGACCAAGCCCTTCTCGTACGTCGTCCTCGTCGCCCGGGTCAAGGCGTTGCTCCGGCGGCGCGGCAGGGCGGGTGGTTCGCCGGTGCTGACGGCGGGCGACCTGCGTGTGGACAGGGCCACCCGCCGTGTCCACACGGGCGATGAGGAAGTCACCCTCACCGCCAAGGAGTTCGCGGTGCTGGAGCACCTCGCGACACGCGTCGGCGAGGTCGTCGGCAAGCCCGAGATCCTCGAGCACGTCTGGGACTTCGCCTACGAGGGCGATCCGAACATCGTCGAGGTCTACATCAGCGCCCTGCGCCGCAAGCTCGGCGCGGACCGCATCCTGACCGTGCGCGGCGCCGGCTACCGCCTGGTGGCGGTGGAGTCGTCATGA
- a CDS encoding PepSY domain-containing protein, translating to MKRKLVIATVAAAVLIGGGTYTAAAVADDDASGAAGAGSVPVTVQDRDDDASEDRSAGPAGSVTAAQAVAAALKHTQGTVSSVDLDDDGDRHWEVDVLGKDDRERELHVDVRTGAVREDKAEAENDDRDDDRAALRAASVDAREAVGTALRSHPGATVTSVDFENDGAGHWEVELGDDAADERELTIDAKTASVSTDPSDD from the coding sequence ATGAAGCGCAAGCTTGTCATCGCGACCGTGGCGGCGGCGGTGCTGATCGGCGGCGGTACGTACACGGCCGCGGCGGTGGCGGACGACGACGCGTCGGGCGCCGCCGGCGCGGGCTCGGTGCCCGTCACGGTCCAGGACCGCGACGACGACGCGTCCGAGGACAGGTCCGCGGGCCCCGCCGGGTCCGTCACCGCGGCGCAGGCCGTGGCCGCGGCCCTCAAGCACACGCAGGGCACGGTGAGCTCCGTCGATCTCGACGACGACGGGGACCGCCACTGGGAGGTGGACGTCCTCGGCAAGGACGACCGCGAACGCGAACTGCACGTCGACGTGCGGACCGGCGCGGTGCGGGAGGACAAGGCCGAGGCGGAGAACGACGACCGGGACGACGACCGCGCCGCCCTGCGCGCCGCGTCGGTGGACGCCCGCGAGGCGGTGGGGACGGCGCTCAGGTCCCACCCGGGCGCGACGGTTACGTCGGTCGACTTCGAGAACGACGGGGCGGGTCATTGGGAGGTCGAACTCGGCGACGACGCTGCCGACGAGCGCGAGCTGACGATCGACGCGAAGACGGCGTCGGTCTCCACCGACCCGTCGGACGACTGA